A segment of the Streptomyces sp. L2 genome:
CGGGGCATCGATTCGTCACTCGAAAGAATCGCATCGAGCACGACCTTGCATTGCTAGTAGCATACGGGTTGGTTCGCATTTCGGTGGAGAAAGGATACAGGGTGTGTGTCCTGACTTCTCGCGGATCGGAAATCTCTGAACAACTGACGAGCATGTACGCGGACGCATACCGGACGAGCGCCGAAGTCGTAGGAAGGAGGCTACGCAAGGTCCCTGATAGCAAACTGCAAGAAGCCAGCAGTGCTTGGCTTAACGCCGACCCCGCTATGCTCGATCTATACGACATGTAATGGAGGTGCTCGTGGTCACGGCTGTTCAAGGGCCTAAAATTCGAATCTACGGTCTTCGCCTTCTCGGGTATCGGAAAGATTATCGTGTCGATTTCACGAGTTCGGATGGCGGATTTCGGCCGCTGAGTATCATTGCCGGTGAAATCAGCACAGGCAAGACAACGATCTTGGAGTTCATCGAATACTGCCTTGGTGCGAGACACCATCCGCAACACCCAGAGGTAATTGACGCTGTCAAGGCAGTGCAACTTGGCATCGAAGCCGAAATTCCAGTTGAACGCCTCCCCGAGGAGGATAGCTCCTCAACGGTTACTTCCCCGGACGCGTCTCGACTTGGATACGCGCGGCGACAGTTTGTCATTCAGCGAGGCGTTGAAGGATCTACGCGAGACGTCCTCGTTTTCTCGGGCAATCTGGATGAAATTGAACCGGTAGCACCTACATTGGTCTCAGCGGACTCGTCGGCAGAGGAGAGTCTGTCCAAGTTCCTATTGCAGCTCTGTGGGCTTGATGGTATGCGCCTACGCGTAGCACCCACTAAGCACGACTCACCTACACATGCGCTAAGTATTCGAGACGTAGCGCCTCTGTGGTATCTGAGTAACACAAGACTTGATAACAAGAATCTTGCGCTCGAGAACACGCCACATAAGGCAATCAAGCTTCGGCAGGTAGTCGATCTAGTATTCGATGTTTTCGACGAGCATGGAGCAGCTCTCGCCACGCAAATCTCAGAGTTGCAAAAGGAGCTTGCCGCTGAGCGGCAGGGTTTGAATGCCATTTGGAGGTTCATTCGCGAGCAGGGGATTCCGGATAATCCGATTACCCTGCAACTGGCCATGGATGAGGCAGATGGCCGCCACCGACAGGCTCTCGCTAATTTGGAGTCCGTTAATACTGTGGCGCGAGAAAGGACGACTTTCGCCGACGGCGTCCGGCAAGAGTATCTGGAGAAGCTGCAAGCGGCTAGGGAGAGCGCGAGTCGTGTACGTGAGCGTGAAACGCTGCTACGACGACTGGGGCCATTGCGTGCACAGTATTCTGATGATTTGAAAAAGCTGACCATGCTCATGGAGGCTAAGAGGTTGTTTGATCCTCTTAGTGTTATTAGTTGCCCTGCCTGTTCCTCGGACGTTTCCAACGTTTCCGTTGTAGACGGACACTGTACGCTATGCCGTTCTGAAGTCCCCCACCTTGTGCACTACGCTATTTCGAATTCATCAGAAGAAGCGGAAAGTGCAGACGAAAATCTAGACGTAAGTAAAGAGCTCAACAGTATGAAGAGGAGATTGACTGAGCTTAACGGTTACGTGGAGTCTGTTGAGCGTGAAGTTATAGAAGCGCGCAAAGAGACTGAGAATCTTGATGCTGAGGCGGCCCGTCTCCGGGTCCGCTTGGACGAGCTCACACGTGAAGCAATTACGCCGCTCATCGCAGAGCGGGACGCTGCCACGGGTGCCGTCGCTGATGCAGAGCGCACGCGTGAACAGATCAAGCAGCAACGACGAATGCTTGAGTCTGTTGAGGAGAAGGACCGGTCCGTTCAGTCATTGGCCGCTAGACTTTCGGAAGCTCGTCAGAGAATGGCGGCGGCGGAGTCAAGTCAGCGTGGAAAAGATACCCTGATCGCAAACCTCTCCGGGCGCTTCTCTGCCATTCTGGCCAGCTTTGGGTATCCAAAACTGAACGATGCCGTGATAGATAGGAATCTGATCCCTTCTGTACGCGGTATTCGCTATGACAGGGTGGGTTCTTCGGGTGCTATGACGTTGATTGCTTTGGCTTGGGAACTGGCAATCTTTGAGCTGGCTTTTGAAGAGGGTAGGCGCCATCCGGGTTTCTTGCTGA
Coding sequences within it:
- a CDS encoding ABC-three component system middle component 2, producing MAQTDHNASREKNVFESYFRPEDEEEFRLAQLVLLLETMRKQEIHPSIERLGVLDFFAANPFLVVQPDEPDYKHLVLAGFSVKPMSYASPGHRFVTRKNRIEHDLALLVAYGLVRISVEKGYRVCVLTSRGSEISEQLTSMYADAYRTSAEVVGRRLRKVPDSKLQEASSAWLNADPAMLDLYDM